A genomic stretch from Anaerolinea thermophila UNI-1 includes:
- the rplJ gene encoding 50S ribosomal protein L10: protein MAFTREQKSAIMQQYQEWVAKSQAMFLLEYTKMNQKDMDTLRAKVREAGGEIHVVKNTLFGKVLSEAGVDYGKMLEKTTMVGFAFNDPPALAKVVNEAAKSEVFAVKGGFLGKVSINAVQVKALADMPPLPVLRAQLLGVLLAPASKLVRTIAEPGRSIAGVIKAYSEKGQTASA from the coding sequence TTGGCATTCACGAGAGAACAAAAATCTGCCATCATGCAACAATACCAGGAGTGGGTGGCAAAAAGCCAGGCAATGTTCCTGCTGGAATACACCAAGATGAACCAGAAGGACATGGATACCCTGCGCGCCAAAGTGCGTGAGGCTGGTGGTGAGATCCACGTGGTTAAAAACACGCTCTTCGGAAAAGTCCTTTCCGAAGCCGGTGTGGATTATGGGAAGATGCTGGAAAAAACCACCATGGTTGGCTTTGCTTTCAATGATCCACCTGCACTGGCAAAGGTTGTCAACGAAGCGGCTAAATCTGAGGTGTTCGCTGTCAAAGGCGGTTTCCTGGGAAAGGTCTCCATCAATGCCGTTCAGGTCAAAGCCCTGGCCGATATGCCGCCGTTGCCTGTGTTGCGAGCTCAATTGTTGGGTGTACTGCTGGCGCCGGCATCCAAACTGGTTCGCACCATTGCCGAACCTGGCCGCTCGATTGCAGGCGTCATCAAAGCGTATTCCGAAAAGGGTCAAACCGCTTCGGCTTAA
- the lexA gene encoding transcriptional repressor LexA, with protein sequence MMMARKSEGLGERPKKILDFLIKYQEKHGYPPSIREIGNHINVDSTSLVDYYLNQLQEAGFIERGGRISRSIRVLRTLDGQVPFMQTLNTVKTAMERATHELLSIPVIGRIGASYPIPMPESDVPYFDSMSTVEVAQSLLPKEKLSDLFALEVEGDSMIDAMVNDGDIVILKRAEVANNGDMVAVWLTRDNETTLKYYYNERNGFVRLQPANRTMQPIIRPEKEVQVRGKVVLVLRQYASH encoded by the coding sequence ATGATGATGGCACGAAAAAGTGAAGGTTTGGGGGAGCGTCCGAAAAAGATCCTGGATTTCCTTATAAAGTATCAAGAAAAACATGGATATCCCCCATCCATTCGGGAGATTGGTAACCATATCAATGTAGATTCAACCTCGCTGGTTGATTACTACTTGAATCAATTACAAGAAGCGGGCTTCATTGAACGCGGCGGACGGATCTCCAGAAGCATTCGAGTATTACGGACTCTGGATGGACAGGTTCCTTTCATGCAAACACTTAATACTGTCAAAACTGCAATGGAGCGCGCTACACATGAATTGCTCAGCATCCCGGTTATCGGACGGATTGGTGCAAGTTACCCCATTCCCATGCCCGAATCCGACGTGCCTTACTTTGACTCCATGAGCACCGTTGAAGTAGCCCAAAGCCTGCTTCCCAAGGAGAAACTTTCCGATTTATTTGCCCTGGAAGTAGAAGGGGACTCCATGATTGATGCCATGGTAAATGATGGTGATATTGTGATTCTAAAGCGCGCAGAAGTTGCCAACAACGGGGATATGGTTGCCGTCTGGCTCACCCGTGACAACGAGACCACGTTGAAATATTACTACAACGAAAGAAATGGCTTTGTGCGCTTACAACCCGCCAATCGCACCATGCAACCCATCATTCGCCCTGAAAAAGAAGTACAGGTACGTGGGAAGGTAGTGCTTGTGCTTCGTCAGTACGCATCTCATTAA
- the rplL gene encoding 50S ribosomal protein L7/L12 has protein sequence MADLNKLVEELSALSVLEAAELVKMLEEKWGVSAAAPVAAVAAMPVAGGAAAPAEPVEEKTEFDVVLKDAGPKKIEVIKVIRQLTNLGLVEAKTMAETAGAKVLSGVGKEAANDAKSKLEAAGAVVEIA, from the coding sequence ATGGCTGACTTGAACAAACTCGTAGAAGAACTGAGCGCGCTTTCTGTTCTGGAAGCCGCTGAACTGGTCAAGATGCTTGAGGAGAAATGGGGCGTTTCCGCTGCTGCTCCGGTGGCTGCTGTTGCTGCTATGCCTGTGGCTGGTGGTGCTGCTGCGCCCGCTGAGCCCGTTGAGGAAAAGACTGAATTTGATGTGGTCCTCAAGGATGCTGGTCCCAAGAAGATTGAGGTCATTAAGGTTATCCGCCAACTGACCAACCTGGGTCTGGTTGAAGCCAAGACAATGGCTGAAACCGCTGGCGCCAAAGTCCTCTCCGGTGTTGGTAAAGAAGCCGCTAACGATGCCAAGAGCAAACTCGAAGCCGCTGGCGCAGTGGTTGAGATCGCCTAA